The following coding sequences are from one Scylla paramamosain isolate STU-SP2022 chromosome 21, ASM3559412v1, whole genome shotgun sequence window:
- the LOC135111298 gene encoding dnaJ homolog subfamily C member 30, mitochondrial-like, whose protein sequence is MVTSSFRNIVRIVKKYGKSKAYIIVWGQGDDMNQVTRGRARGSSKMWLRRYSVYEILSVRDERRCRLLLRTALAAVHQQQVVHASRMRSTFEKRQRNYYDVLKITPKATQAQIKDAYYKLSKKYHPDQYKGDEDPAKKFREIKEAYEVLGNFSQRKMYDKGLLGMSAAATPDEAEEYSSKFYGSRRKRGAVPTASGRTPIYNFDEWTKLHYQSSWERKQDAKMSVAGVLVARLSSYYG, encoded by the exons ATGGTAACATCATCTTTCCGTAATATTGTCCGTAttgtcaagaaatatggtaaGAGTAAG GCTTATATCATCGTGTGGGGCCAGGGGGACGACATGAACCAGGTCACCCGTGGAAGGGCGAGGGGCTCTTCCAAAATGTGGCTGCGGCGGTACAGTGTTTATGAAATACTATCGGTGCGGGATGAACGGCGGTGCAGACTGCTGCTCCGAACTGCCCTCGCCGCGGTGCACCAGCAGCAGGTCGTCCACGCTTCCCGGATGAGATCTACCTTCGAGAAGCGCCAGCGAAATTATTATGATGTGCTAAAAATTACTCCCAAGGCCACTCAAGCTCAG ataAAGGATGCATATTACAAGCTTTCCAAAAAGTATCATCCTGATCAGTACAAAGGTGATGAAGATCCTGCAAAGAAGTTTCGTGAAATAAAAGAGGCTTATGAAGTCTTAGGGAACTTTAGTCAGAGAAAAATGTATGACAAGGGTCTGCTAGGAATGtctgcagcagcaacaccagatGAGGCAGAAGAATATTCATCCAAGTTTTATggatcaagaagaaaaagaggtgcAGTGCCTACTGCTTCAGGAAGGACTCCAATATATAACTTTGATGAGTGGACCAAGCTGCATTACCAGTCTAGTTGGGAACGCAAACAAGATGCCAAGATGAG TGTGGCGGGTGTCCTCGTGGCCCGCCTGAGCAGCTACTACGGATGA
- the LOC135111217 gene encoding conserved oligomeric Golgi complex subunit 4-like, whose amino-acid sequence MGDEEEHVDPKKLTSLSDIKRAYEKLCEEEVAVAERLEWSVGNRHHLEARLSQLARLVPTLQLVQADARQLENTISFTHQLANNVSAKVRQLDLAKSRVVETQARVGDLLDLEGCSGGVATALAQEDYETAAAHIHRFLAMDETLLLHTTDSASKAENVETWFDRLRQAEKELSSLITHKFDEAVKREDMASVDRFFKLFPLLNKHEEGLKKFTTYLCAKVQESTAQNLAAAQNLGPREKRSHVIWADTFTLLFEGIARTIEVRQPIIETYYGPGHLSLVVEMLQRECDRQAGRIGSEMRKHRRLDAVVSAVRSSLRFGAGREPRADQPDPRDLDTLLGELTLINARAELYLRFIRRRVTADFEASLPEAAEREKKETEFEGRLSQSQLVCDMAVIVGDYTILEQFYLNESFKKALIMDTVEDAAHTSSIVDDAFYIIKKSIRRSIASSSVDGVCAMLNHAVTLVETQLAEGFRQTLRKGFPAQGYLDLNQAYTVLQSSLQSTLQAGKINSTTTDSDALRQAFLTALNNTETSMRHIRSLHASLEDSINSAMVGLSNTARAKLDSCLNDLKATTGKLALVVEFGISQLRATAVKPRVKPWVDIFNTTSHDIKEEEFASYEANDPFSQTLMVQVDGLLGSFTSLLTEENYKALVGVLVSEVAEQLEKAVFKSSFNRLGGLQFDREVRAIVGYLSQVSEWGVREHLTRLTQMATLLNLENLAEVSEYSSTTTWRLTPSEMRKVLQLRVDFKADEIKRLKL is encoded by the exons ATGGGTGACGAGGAGGAGCATGTTGACCCGAAGAAGCTGACGTCCCTGAGTGACATCAAGAGGGCGTACGAGAAGTTATGTGAGGAAGAG GTAGCAGTTGCTGAACGACTTGAGTGGAGTGTTGGAAACCGTCACCATCTTGAGGCACGACTGTCCCAACTTGCCCGCCTGGTCCCTACCCTACAACTGGTTCAGGCTGATGCAAGACAGCTGGAGAACACCATATCCTTTACACATCAGCTGGCCAACAATGTCTCGGCCAAAGTACGGCAGCTGGACTTGGCAAAG AGCCGAGTTGTGGAGACACAGGCGAGGGTTGGAGATCTGCTAGACTTGGAAGGCTGCAGTGGAGGAGTGGCCACAGCATTAGCACAGGAAG ACTATGAGACTGCTGCCGCCCACATCCATCGGTTTTTAGCCATGGACGAAACACTGCTCCTGCACACCACTGATTCTGCCAGCAAAG CTGAAAATGTGGAGACTTGGTTTGACCGACTGCGGCAAGCAGAGAAGGAGTTGAGCTCACTGATCACCCACAAGTTTGATGAAGCTGTCAAGAGGGAGGACATGGCTAGTGTGGACAGGTTCTTCAAGCTCTTTCCTTTACTAAACAAACATGAAGAAGGTTTGAAGAAGTTCACTACTTATTTGTGTGCAAAG GTTCAGGAATCTACTGCCCAAAACCTAGCAGCAGCTCAGAATCTTGGTCCAAGAGAGAAGCGCTCCCATGTTATTTGGGCAGATACTTTCACACTCCTTTTTGAGGGAATTGCAAGAACTATTGAAGTCCGACAACCTATTATTGAGACATATTACG GTCCTGGTCATCTTTCCCTGGTTGTGGAAATGCTGCAGCGTGAGTGTGACCGGCAAGCTGGCCGCATCGGCTCTGAGATGAGGAAGCACAGGCGACTTGATGCTGTTGTGTCAGCTGTGCGAAGCTCTCttag ATTTGGGGCAGGGAGGGAACCACGGGCAGACCAGCCGGATCCCAGGGACCTGGACACCTTGCTGGGAGAGCTTACCCTCATCAATGCCCGAGCAGAACTTTATTTACGCTTCATCCGGAGGCGGGTTAct GCTGACTTTGAAGCATCTCTTCCTGAGGCggcagaaagggaaaagaaagaaacagaatttGAGGGACGTTTGTCACAGTCACAGCTGGTGTGTGACATGGCTGTCATTGTAGGTGACTACACCATACTGGAACAGTTTTATCTTAATGAGTCCTTCAAAAAGGCATTAATCATGGACACTGTGGAAGATGCAGCCCATACATCTTCAATAGTGGATGATGCCTTTTACATAATCAAAAAGAGTATAAG GCGGTCCATTGCCTCAAGCAGCGTGGATGGAGTGTGCGCAATGCTGAACCACGCTGTCACCTTGGTGGAAACCCAACTGGCAGAAGGCTTCAGGCAGACACTGAGGAAAGGCTTTCCTGCTCAAGGCTATCTTGATCTTAACCAG GCATACACTGTGTTGCAGTCTTCTTTACAGTCAACACTTCAAGCTGGAAAAATCAACTCCACCACAACAGACTCAGATGCTTTGAGACAAGCATTTCTG ACTGCCCTCAACAACACTGAGACTAGCATGCGTCATATCAGAAGCCTGCATGCCTCGCTGGAAGACAGCATTAACAGTGCCATGGTTGGTCTCAGCAACACTGCTCGGGCAAAGCTGGACTCCTGTCTAA ATGATTTGAAAGCAACCACAGGCAAGCTTGCATTAGTTGTGGAATTTGGGATATCGCAGCTGCGAGCAACGGCTGTTAAGCCTCGGGTCAAGCCGTGGGTGGACATCTTCAACACAACCTCTCATGACATCAAGGAG gAAGAATTTGCTTCATATGAAGCAAATGATCCTTTTAGCCAAACTCTGATGGTGCAAGTAGATGGACTGCTTGGATCTTTTACCTCTTTGTTGACTGAAGAAAATTACAAGGCTCTGGTGGGAGTGCTTGTGAGTGAGGTGGCAGAACAGCTTGAAAAAGCAGTCTTCAAGTCCTCTTTTAATCGG CTGGGTGGCTTGCAGTTTGACCGAGAAGTGCGGGCAATAGTTGGCTATTTGTCCCAAGTGTCTGAGTGGGGAGTTCGAGAACACCTTACCAGACTCACACAGATGGCAACGTTGCTCAACTTGGAAAATCTTGCAGAG GTTTCAGaatattcatctaccactaccTGGAGACTAACTCCATCAGAAATGAGGAAAGTTCTACAACTTAG AGTTGACTTCAAAGCAGATGAAATCAAGAGATTGAAACTTTAA
- the LOC135111220 gene encoding uncharacterized protein LOC135111220 encodes MVFYLIGLGLGDPRDVTVRGLEVIKNCERVYLEAYTSILSGGKEALEKFYGRKVILADREQVEQASDELFVGAKSKDVALLVVGDPLGATTHTDLKLRAHQLGVPVEIISNASILNAVGSCGLQLYHFGETVSIPFWQDGWEPVSFCDKINKNLRKKLHTLCLLDIKVKEQSLENLLRGRKIFEPPRYMRVAQAVQQLLAVIERHHSSSKGEDRDWLLTEDSLCVGLARVGTPSQQIIKGKLKELVDCDLGEPLHSLIVCGECHPVEEEALEKLTAYFMGHEDNLKHKPTSNKGIFHMIGLGLGQPGDVTVKGLDAIKKSSKVFLENYTSVMEGGIEAMQTLFDKEITVVDREMVEQSSEEILQCTKNGDVAFLVIGDPLSATTHIDLVIRALDKNILLNIVHNASILNAVGCCGLQLYSFGETVSLPFWEDGWCPDSYYDKICSNMENGWHTLCLLDIKVKEQKAENLVKGLNIYEPPRFMTAADGAAQILEVIKRRASEGRPTPLTPEQLVIGVARVGTKSQALKTCTLEDLALENLGAPLHCLVIVGETHPLEDEYVNMFR; translated from the exons ATGGTGTTCTATCTCATTGGGCTGGGCTTGGGAGACCCACGGGATGTGACAGTGAGAGGCCTGGAAGTGATCAAGAACTGTGAGCGTGTCTACCTTGAGGCATACACCTCCATCcttagtggagggaaggaagctcTG GAGAAGTTTTATGGTCGCAAGGTGATATTAGCTGACAGGGAGCAAGTAGAGCAGGCCTCAGATGAGCTGTTTGTGGGAGCCAAGTCCAAAGATGTGGCCCTGTTAGTGGTGGGGGACCCTCTTGGTGCCACCACCCACACTGACCTTAAACTGCGGGCACACCAACTGGGCGTCCCTGTGGAG ataattAGCAACGCTTCAATTTTGAATGCTGTTGGTTCATGTGGGCTGCAGCTTTACCATTTTGGAGAAACTGTCTCCATTCCTTTCTGGCAAGATGGATGGGAGCCAGTTAGCTTCTGTGATAAGATTAACAAAAATCTACGGAAAAAGCTCCACACGCTTTGTCTTTTAG ATATAAAGGTGAAGGAACAGAGCTTAGAAAACCTGCTTCGTGGAAGAAAGATCTTTGAGCCTCCTCGGTACATGCGTGTGGCTCAGGCAGTGCAACAGCTGTTGGCTGTGATAGAGCGGCACCATAGCTCTTCCAAGGGGGAAGACAGAGACTGGCTGCTGACAGAAGACTCTCTTTGTGTTGGACTTGCAAGGGTTGGCACCCCATCCCAGCAGATtattaaaggaaaattaaaag AACTGGTTGACTGTGACCTTGGGGAGCCTCTTCACTCACTTATTGTATGTGGTGAATGCCATCCAGTGGAGGAGGAAGCCCTAGAAAAGTTGACAGCTTATTTCATGGGGCATGAAGACAACTTGAAGCATAAACCCACAAGCAACAAAGGAATCTTCCACATGATTGGACTTGGTCTTGGCCAACCTG GTGATGTAACAGTGAAAGGCCTGGATGCCATCAAGAAATCTTCAAAAGTGTTTCTTGAAAATTACACGTCTGTCATGGAAGGTGGTATTGAGGCAATGCAGACTTTGTTTGACAAAGAAATAACAGTTGTGGACAGAGAAATGGTTGAGCAAAGCTCAGAGGAAATTTTGCAATGTACAAAAAATGGTGATGTTGCTTTCCTGGTTATTGGTGATCCCCTTAGTGCCACAACTCACATAGATCTTGTGATCCGTGCCTTAGATAAAAATATTCTTCTCAATATTGTTCATAATGCTTCTATCTTAAATGCTGTTGGTTGTTGTGGTCTGCAGTTGTATTCCTTTGGGGAGactgtttctcttccattctggGAAGATGGTTGGTGCCCAGATAGCTACTATGACAAAATCTGCAGCAATATGGAGAATGGATGGCACACCCTCTGTCTGCTTGACATCAAAGTTAAAGAGCAAAAAGCTGAGAACCTAGTTAAAGGTTTGAACATTTATGAACCTCCAAGATTCATGACAGCAGCAGATGGGGCTGCACAGATTTTGGAGGTCATTAAAAGAAGGGCATCAGAGGGCAGACccactcctctcactcctgAGCAGCTAGTGATAGGTGTGGCAAGGGTAGGAACCAAGTCACAGGCGTTGAAGACGTGCACTCTGGAGGATCTTGCCCTTGAAAACCTTGGTGCCCCTCTTCACTGTTTGGTTATTGTTGGGGAAACTCATCCATTAGAAGATGAGTATGTCAATATGTTTAGGTGA